In Astyanax mexicanus isolate ESR-SI-001 chromosome 5, AstMex3_surface, whole genome shotgun sequence, a single window of DNA contains:
- the si:dkey-6e2.2 gene encoding uncharacterized protein si:dkey-6e2.2: MSSLKLKLNRNRLGVDLYEAPMRPRKPNWSTEQKLLLVQLVKARRMDLLTGRHSCREIATNRRWAWDEIAEEISTAHPDVPRTGKECERHWFVELAKAKEAMLTHPSPTDHVSPVTKVVLDILKIQRKEAELKDRLEEESSVIFEEDQVEVKYIPSPVPPIMNIELPVNHINHDIVRHEIPPVSPPRSPSPSPSASASGEKTDLEMAVLRRQERVLQLQEEYYSLKIKHLKARMLMDL, translated from the exons ATGTCTTCACTGAAATTAAAGCTCAACCGAAACCGATTAGGAG TTGATCTGTACGAAGCTCCGATGAGGCCGCGGAAGCCGAACTGGTCGACGGAGCAGaagctgctgctggtgcagctGGTGAAGGCCCGGCGGATGGACCTGCTGACCGGCCGGCACTCCTGCCGCGAGATCGCCACCAACCGGCGGTGGGCGTGGGACGAGATCGCCGAGGAGATCTCCACCGCCCACCCGGACGTCCCGCGCACCGGGAAAGAGTGCGAGAGGCACTGGTTCGTGGAGCTCGCTAAAGCTAAAGAGGCTATGCTAACCCATCCGTCACCCACAG ATCACGTCAGCCCCGTTACCAAGGTCGTGCTGGATATTCTCAAAATACAGAGAAAGGAGGCGGAGCTTAAAGACAG aTTAGAGGAGGAGAGCAGCGTGATCTTCGAGGAGGATCAGGTGGAGGTGAAGTACATCCCCTCTCCGGTTCCTCCAATCATGAACATCGAGCTTCCTGTCAATCATATAAACCACGATATCGTCAGACACGAGATTCCTCCTGTGAGTCCTCctcgctccccctccccctccccctccgcCTCCGCCTCCGGCGAGAAGACGGATCTGGAGATGGCGGTTCTGCGGCGTCAGGAACGGGTTCTCCAGCTACAGGAGGAATATTACTCCCTCAAAATCAAACACCTGAAAGCCCGGATGCTGATGGATCTTTGA
- the pigu gene encoding phosphatidylinositol glycan anchor biosynthesis class U protein has product MAAPLTLVLVLAVTVRAVLFRSSLAELISERVEVVSPLSAWKRVVEGLALLDLGVSPYSGDVFHETPLIIYLFHFVVDYAEIVFMIADGITAVALYLAVQNYNRNVFRKQKYALEANRYPPDCLELMRSPKEMFYIPLKVATFYLLNPFTILSCVAKSTCGLNNAVIALFILSTIKGSALLSAIFLALATYQSVYPLTLFAPALLFLLQRLYIPVNPCRSSFWLFTLQYGFMFVGSLLVIICLSFFLLGSWDFIPSVYGFILSVPDLTPNIGLFWYFFAEMFEHFRFFFICVFQINVFFYTIPLSIKLKEHPVFLIFMQIAIISIFKSYPTVGDIALYMAFLPAWSHLYRFLRNIFLVSCVLLACSALFPVLWHLWIYAGSANSNFYYAITLLFNVGQILLVSDYFYAYLRREHHLTQGLYLRRKDGSEATLVLK; this is encoded by the exons ATGGCCGCTCCCTTAACGCTTGTTCTGGTTCTGGCGGTGACGGTTCGGGCGGTTTTATTCCGCTCCAGCCTGGCGGAGCTGATCTCGGAGCGGGTGGAGGTCGTGTCGCCGCTCAGCGCGTGGAAGAGAG tGGTGGAAGGCCTGGCGCTGCTGGACCTCGGAGTCTCGCCGTACTCAGGAGACGTGTTTCATGAA ACGCCCCTCATCATATACCTCTTTCATTTTGTTGTGGACTATGCAGAGATTGTGTTTATG ataGCAGATGGAATCACGGCGGTGGCGCTGTATCTGGCTGTTCAGAACTACAACAGGAATGTG TTTAGGAAACAGAAATACGCTCTGGAGGCCAACAGATACCCACCCGACTGTCTGGAGCTCATGCGCTCCCCTAAAGAGATGTTCTACATCCCTCTCAAAGTGGCGACGTT TTACCTGTTGAATCCGTTTACGATTCTGTCCTGTGTGGCGAAGTCGACCTGTGGGCTGAATAATGCAGTTATAGCTCTCTTCATCCTCTCTACTATAAAAG gGAGTGCGCTGCTGAGTGCAATTTTCTTGGCCTTGGCGACGTATCAGAGCGTCTACCCCCTCACCCTCTTCGCCCCCGCCCTCCTCTTCCTCTTACAG aggctGTATATCCCGGTGAATCCCTGCAGGAGCAGTTTCTGGTTGTTTACTCTGCAGTACGGCTTCATGTTTGTGGGAAGTCTGCTGGTCATCATCTGCCTCTCCTTCTTTCTGCTCGGCTCCTGGGATTTCATCCCCTCTGTTTATGGATTCAT TCTCTCAGTACCGGATCTCACTCCGAACATCGGGCTGTTCTGGTATTTTTTTGCTGAGATGTTCGAACACTTCCGTTTCTTCTTCATCTGCGTTTTCCAGATCAACGTCTTCTTCTACACCATCCCTCTCTCCATCAAACTGAA GGAGCACCCGGTGTTCCTCATCTTCATGCAGATCGCCATCATCTCCATCTTTAAATCCTACCCCACTGTGGGAGACATCGCCCTGTACATGGCCTTCCTCCCGGCGTGGAGTCATCTCTACAGAT TTTTGAGGAATATATTTCTGGTGTCGTGTGTGCTGTTGGCGTGCTCGGCTCTGTTTCCTGTTCTCTGGCATCTGTGGATCTACGCCGGCAGCGCCAACTCCAACTTTTACTACGCCATCACGCTGCTGTTCAACGTGGGACAG atcctCCTTGTTTCAGATTATTTCTATGCGTACCTGCGGCGGGAGCATCACCTGACTCAGGGTCTGTATCTGAGGAGGAAGGACGGGAGCGAGGCCACGCTGGTGTTAAAATGA